A stretch of Verrucomicrobiota bacterium DNA encodes these proteins:
- a CDS encoding LysR family transcriptional regulator yields the protein MHIENFKIFADLVESESFSRAAKLNGITQSAVSQQLRSMERHFNVLIVDRSQKRFRLTQEGRLLYDSSKEILNLYERLDCEIQEMRKVISGNIKLSTIYSVGLHELPKYLTKFMQEFPSVNVHVEYRRSNHVYDDILHNAVDLGLVAFPIKNRQLEVIPFKTDDLIVATSANHPLARNKEINIRDLEGYDFVGFDKDIPTRKATDEIFREARVGLDPKMEFDNIETVKRAVEIDAGFAILPASTIANEVKNGLICSIPFKKKSFHRPIALIHRKGRVLTPAMKQFVELLTDDKSPNEAPKSAA from the coding sequence ATGCATATTGAAAACTTCAAAATCTTCGCAGATTTGGTAGAAAGCGAGAGTTTTTCCCGAGCCGCGAAGCTGAACGGAATCACCCAATCGGCTGTCAGCCAGCAGCTACGCTCAATGGAGCGCCATTTCAACGTCCTCATTGTCGACCGCAGCCAGAAGCGGTTTCGGCTCACACAAGAGGGACGCCTCCTGTACGATTCCTCCAAAGAAATCCTCAACCTTTACGAACGCCTTGATTGCGAGATTCAGGAGATGCGAAAGGTAATTAGTGGCAACATCAAGCTCTCTACGATTTACAGTGTAGGACTCCACGAGCTTCCCAAATACCTGACCAAATTCATGCAGGAGTTTCCATCCGTGAACGTTCACGTGGAGTACCGACGCTCCAACCATGTCTACGATGACATCCTCCACAATGCGGTGGATCTAGGCTTGGTCGCTTTTCCGATCAAGAACCGGCAGCTCGAGGTCATCCCGTTTAAAACCGACGATCTAATCGTGGCCACAAGTGCCAACCATCCGCTGGCCAGAAACAAGGAAATCAACATAAGGGATCTCGAGGGCTATGATTTTGTCGGATTTGACAAGGACATTCCCACCCGCAAGGCAACCGATGAGATTTTCCGCGAGGCAAGAGTCGGGCTCGATCCAAAGATGGAGTTCGACAACATAGAAACGGTCAAGAGAGCCGTCGAAATAGACGCCGGGTTCGCAATTCTACCTGCCTCAACCATTGCAAACGAGGTGAAGAACGGGCTGATCTGTTCCATCCCGTTTAAAAAGAAAAGCTTCCACCGTCCGATCGCTTTGATTCATCGGAAGGGACGCGTCCTCACTCCGGCGATGAAACAGTTCGTCGAGCTACTGACCGACGACAAGAGCCCAAACGAGGCTCCAAAGTCTGCAGCTTAG